One region of Paenibacillus polymyxa M1 genomic DNA includes:
- a CDS encoding CopG family ribbon-helix-helix protein, producing MANLQNTKRIMISLPDHLLQEVDGIVAMENSNRSEFIRQAMKLYVGERKKRYIREAMQRGYMEMAKINLTMASEAFHAEEDANSTLGRTVSGV from the coding sequence TTGGCCAATTTGCAGAACACCAAAAGAATAATGATCAGTTTGCCAGATCATCTCTTGCAGGAAGTGGACGGGATCGTAGCTATGGAAAATTCCAACCGCAGTGAATTTATCAGGCAGGCAATGAAGCTTTATGTAGGTGAACGTAAAAAACGTTACATTCGTGAAGCTATGCAGCGTGGATACATGGAAATGGCTAAAATTAACCTGACCATGGCATCCGAAGCCTTTCACGCGGAGGAAGATGCAAACAGCACCTTGGGCCGTACAGTTAGCGGGGTGTAA
- a CDS encoding type II toxin-antitoxin system PemK/MazF family toxin, giving the protein MIVKRGDVFFADLSPVVGSEQGGVRPVLIIQNDIGNRFSPTVIVAAITAQIQKAKLPTHVEIDAATHGFDRDSVVLLEQIRTIDKQRLTDKITHLDEETMRKVSDSLQISLGLIDF; this is encoded by the coding sequence TTGATCGTAAAGCGCGGCGACGTTTTTTTTGCAGACCTTTCACCCGTAGTCGGTTCCGAGCAAGGTGGCGTCAGACCTGTGCTGATCATTCAAAATGATATCGGCAACCGGTTTAGCCCTACCGTGATCGTAGCAGCCATCACTGCACAGATTCAGAAGGCAAAGCTGCCTACACACGTGGAAATCGACGCGGCGACGCATGGCTTTGATCGTGATTCTGTTGTTCTTCTGGAGCAAATCCGGACAATCGACAAGCAAAGGCTTACCGACAAAATCACCCATTTGGATGAAGAAACCATGCGCAAAGTGAGCGACTCGCTACAGATCAGTCTCGGTTTGATTGATTTTTAG
- a CDS encoding Tex family protein, which produces MSNEEMKTEIGQEPNEAERQERIVKQVARELSLALKQIRTTISLLDEGNTIPFIARYRKEMTGELDENQLRDIEDRVLYLRNLEDRKVEVIRIIDEQGKLTEELQAAITSAVKLQEVEDLYRPYRQKRKTRASVAKERGLEPLSIWIWGQPKQGDALKEAESYVNAELGVETPESAIQGAMDILAENIADDAAIRQWVRRYTLDHGMLTSEAKDTEQESVYENYYSYRELAKKMPPHRILAINRGEREGILKVGLEVAPDSIYTYVAGQVIKGSSVVEDLLRSVIEDAYKRLIAPSIEREVRAEMTEKGEQQAISIFAGNLRSLLLQAPIKGRRVLGVDPAYRTGCKLAVVDDTGKLLEVAVTYPTPPNNKKREAAETFKQLIAKYDIELIVIGNGTASRETEQFVAEVIADIGDSSLAYLIVNEAGASVYSASKLAQEEFPDLDVAERSAASIARRVQDPLAELVKIEPKAIGVGQYQHDVSQKHLDESLKDVVESAVNHVGVDVNTASSALLSYVAGINATIAKNIVKYREENGKFSNRRQLQKVPRLGAKTYEQSIGFIRIPGGENPLDRTPIHPESYAVVDRLLAELGISAHDLGSKAATEALNVSNIEQLAAKLEVGVPTLRDILDSLQRPGRDPRDELPLPVFRKDVLKIEDLAPGMELQGTVRNVIDFGAFVDIGIKSDGLVHISQLRSGFVKHPMDVVSVGDNVTVWVLNVDLKKGRVGLTMKPPADAQSQA; this is translated from the coding sequence TTGTCTAACGAGGAAATGAAGACGGAAATTGGGCAGGAGCCGAACGAAGCAGAACGCCAAGAACGGATTGTCAAACAAGTGGCGAGAGAGCTGTCGCTGGCACTCAAGCAAATCCGGACAACGATCAGTTTATTGGATGAAGGAAATACCATTCCTTTTATCGCGCGTTATCGTAAGGAAATGACAGGAGAGCTGGATGAAAATCAGCTGCGTGATATTGAAGATCGTGTGCTGTATTTACGTAATCTGGAGGATCGTAAGGTAGAGGTCATCCGCATTATTGATGAACAGGGCAAGCTGACTGAAGAGCTGCAGGCTGCTATCACTTCTGCGGTTAAGCTTCAGGAAGTGGAGGATCTGTACCGTCCATATCGGCAAAAGCGCAAGACTCGCGCCAGTGTGGCAAAGGAACGGGGGTTGGAGCCGCTGTCCATCTGGATTTGGGGTCAGCCGAAGCAGGGTGATGCTTTGAAAGAAGCTGAATCCTATGTGAATGCTGAGCTGGGAGTCGAAACCCCTGAGTCTGCCATCCAAGGAGCCATGGATATTTTGGCCGAAAATATAGCTGATGATGCGGCTATTCGCCAATGGGTGCGCCGATATACACTGGATCATGGAATGTTGACCTCTGAAGCAAAGGACACCGAGCAAGAGTCTGTGTATGAAAATTACTACAGCTATCGTGAGCTGGCTAAGAAAATGCCACCTCACCGTATTCTGGCGATTAATCGCGGGGAGCGGGAAGGTATTCTTAAGGTTGGTTTGGAGGTAGCGCCAGATTCCATTTACACTTATGTGGCAGGTCAAGTGATTAAAGGATCGTCTGTGGTGGAAGACCTGCTGCGCAGTGTCATTGAGGATGCATACAAAAGGCTTATCGCGCCATCTATCGAACGTGAAGTGCGTGCTGAAATGACAGAGAAGGGCGAGCAGCAGGCCATCTCTATCTTTGCAGGCAATTTGCGCAGCCTGTTGCTACAGGCTCCGATTAAGGGGCGTCGTGTGCTTGGAGTCGATCCAGCCTATCGGACAGGCTGTAAGCTGGCTGTTGTCGATGACACAGGCAAGCTGCTGGAAGTGGCTGTGACGTATCCGACACCGCCAAACAACAAGAAACGTGAGGCTGCAGAAACGTTCAAGCAGCTGATTGCCAAATACGATATCGAGTTGATTGTCATTGGTAACGGAACTGCATCACGTGAGACAGAGCAATTCGTAGCCGAAGTTATCGCGGATATTGGTGACAGCAGCCTCGCGTATCTGATCGTCAATGAGGCAGGTGCGAGCGTATACTCTGCCTCCAAGCTGGCACAGGAAGAATTCCCTGATTTGGACGTAGCTGAGCGAAGTGCGGCGTCTATTGCGCGTCGTGTGCAGGACCCGCTGGCTGAGCTTGTCAAAATTGAGCCGAAAGCCATTGGTGTAGGCCAATACCAGCATGATGTGTCGCAGAAACATCTGGATGAAAGTTTGAAGGACGTTGTAGAATCGGCTGTTAACCACGTTGGTGTGGATGTGAACACAGCTTCCTCGGCGCTGCTGTCCTACGTAGCAGGGATCAACGCGACCATTGCTAAAAACATCGTTAAGTACCGTGAGGAAAACGGGAAATTCAGCAACCGTCGTCAGTTGCAGAAGGTGCCGCGTCTTGGTGCAAAAACCTACGAGCAATCCATTGGTTTTATCCGTATACCAGGTGGCGAAAATCCACTGGATCGCACGCCGATCCACCCTGAATCGTATGCTGTCGTAGACCGCCTGCTGGCGGAACTGGGCATCAGTGCCCATGATCTGGGTTCGAAAGCTGCGACAGAAGCGCTGAATGTGTCTAATATTGAGCAGTTGGCAGCGAAGCTGGAAGTTGGTGTGCCAACATTGCGGGATATTTTGGACAGCCTCCAGCGGCCGGGGCGTGACCCGCGTGACGAGCTGCCATTGCCTGTATTCCGCAAGGACGTGTTGAAGATCGAGGATCTGGCACCGGGTATGGAACTTCAAGGAACTGTCCGCAATGTCATTGATTTTGGTGCGTTTGTTGATATCGGTATTAAAAGTGACGGTCTGGTTCATATTTCACAGCTGCGCAGTGGTTTTGTTAAGCATCCGATGGATGTTGTATCTGTTGGTGATAACGTAACGGTGTGGGTGTTGAATGTTGATTTGAAAAAAGGCAGGGTAGGTCTGACCATGAAACCTCCCGCAGATGCGCAGTCACAGGCATAG
- the cmpA gene encoding cortex morphogenetic protein CmpA, whose translation MPQWLSNQLMRAFYKKDRRQIRLLNDCWFFYHKAPGIEFDANNG comes from the coding sequence TTGCCTCAATGGCTTAGTAACCAGCTCATGCGGGCCTTTTACAAGAAGGACCGACGCCAAATTAGACTGTTGAATGATTGTTGGTTTTTTTATCATAAAGCACCTGGTATAGAATTTGATGCCAACAACGGATAG
- a CDS encoding SprT family protein, translated as MESESLSNSMNPSMSNKELQEWVERISLESFGVPFQHQATFNSRLSSTGGRYFMKSHHIEINPHQLAAYGRSEVEKIIKHELCHYHLHLRGMGYQHRDADFKAWLARVGGSRHCQTLPGRVGRKPQPYRYKLVCVSCQQEYMRKRKMNPQRYRCGKCGGKLRLLTLDVTP; from the coding sequence ATGGAGTCCGAGTCTCTGAGCAATTCAATGAACCCTTCCATGAGTAATAAAGAACTTCAAGAATGGGTAGAGCGCATCTCGCTGGAGAGCTTTGGCGTGCCGTTTCAGCATCAAGCCACCTTTAACTCGCGCCTGTCTTCTACAGGCGGTCGATATTTTATGAAAAGTCATCATATTGAAATTAATCCACATCAACTCGCCGCTTATGGACGCTCTGAAGTGGAAAAAATAATAAAGCATGAGCTGTGCCATTATCATCTACATCTGCGCGGAATGGGCTATCAGCATCGTGATGCTGATTTCAAAGCATGGCTGGCCCGTGTAGGAGGGAGCAGGCATTGTCAGACTCTGCCGGGAAGAGTGGGAAGAAAACCTCAGCCTTATCGTTACAAGCTGGTGTGTGTTTCCTGTCAACAGGAGTATATGCGCAAGCGTAAAATGAACCCACAGCGATATCGCTGTGGAAAATGTGGAGGTAAACTTCGCTTGTTGACACTTGACGTAACCCCCTGA
- a CDS encoding Cof-type HAD-IIB family hydrolase yields MKLFAIDMDGTLLNEEGKISKANAEAIRKAQQQGVQVTIATGRAAYDAWTKLEEAELVTPVIGANGATVHDAHRRQLTSTPMGRSETFEVLSWLEGNDFYYEVMTDRAIYSPQKGHQLLAVEMDRLLSANPDISLDTLLHAAEKQYEQTGHTRIASYEQIPLDVEIYNVLCFSFDQAKLEWGRERYRDFQGLNMVISSDRNFEVEHKDASKGNALRYLANHLSIPMQEAVAIGDSYNDISMLTMAGRGIAMGNAKDDIKAVCSDVTLTNVEDGVAHALLNLLKTVKADTVK; encoded by the coding sequence ATGAAACTGTTTGCGATTGATATGGATGGAACGCTACTGAACGAGGAAGGAAAAATAAGCAAAGCAAATGCAGAGGCAATCCGCAAGGCACAGCAGCAAGGTGTTCAAGTGACAATTGCCACTGGCAGAGCCGCTTATGATGCCTGGACAAAGTTAGAGGAAGCAGAGCTGGTTACTCCTGTCATTGGAGCAAACGGCGCCACTGTACACGATGCGCATCGTCGCCAGTTAACCTCTACTCCTATGGGCCGGAGCGAAACATTTGAAGTGCTGAGCTGGCTCGAGGGTAACGACTTCTACTATGAGGTCATGACAGACCGGGCCATTTATTCTCCACAGAAGGGACATCAGCTACTTGCTGTTGAAATGGACCGCTTGCTGAGCGCCAATCCAGATATTTCACTGGATACTTTATTACATGCAGCTGAAAAGCAATATGAACAGACCGGGCATACCCGCATCGCTTCATATGAGCAGATTCCACTGGATGTAGAGATATATAATGTGCTCTGTTTCTCCTTTGATCAAGCCAAATTGGAATGGGGGCGTGAACGTTACCGAGATTTTCAAGGTCTGAACATGGTCATTTCCTCAGATCGTAACTTTGAAGTCGAGCATAAGGATGCGTCTAAGGGTAATGCATTGCGCTATCTCGCGAATCATCTGAGCATCCCCATGCAGGAAGCGGTAGCGATCGGAGACAGCTATAACGATATTTCCATGCTGACGATGGCTGGGAGAGGTATCGCCATGGGCAATGCAAAAGACGATATAAAGGCAGTCTGCTCCGACGTTACCCTGACCAATGTGGAAGATGGCGTTGCTCATGCTCTGTTGAACTTACTCAAAACCGTCAAGGCTGACACTGTGAAATAG
- a CDS encoding DeoR/GlpR family DNA-binding transcription regulator, which yields MYQEERMLKIVDYLQLHKRISVDDICEIFNVSRDTARRDLVKLEEHQKIIRTRGGALLPKLHHDPIGNYNERLLTVSEEKQVIGQLAASMVRNRDRIILDSSTTVQACAERLNVQECSVITNSINQADVLSGKDGVSIHLLGGRLQKEHRYVYGSSVIATLSHYFVDKAFIGIGGISAHGLSLIHEEDGMLKHQMMKQADQVIILADHSKFGINFPYRFADLSEVNIVITDRLPESAMLEILQHHDIEIIVPS from the coding sequence ATGTATCAGGAAGAACGAATGTTAAAAATCGTTGATTACTTACAGCTTCACAAGCGTATTTCGGTGGATGATATTTGTGAAATTTTTAATGTTTCACGGGATACGGCCCGTCGAGACCTGGTAAAACTTGAAGAGCATCAAAAAATTATTCGCACCCGCGGCGGCGCCCTACTCCCTAAACTGCATCACGATCCAATTGGAAATTATAACGAAAGACTACTTACTGTATCAGAGGAAAAACAAGTGATCGGACAACTGGCTGCCAGCATGGTACGAAATAGGGATCGTATTATATTAGATTCCTCGACCACCGTACAGGCGTGTGCAGAAAGACTGAATGTGCAGGAATGTTCGGTTATCACCAATTCAATTAATCAGGCTGACGTACTATCTGGAAAAGACGGTGTCTCCATTCATCTGTTAGGAGGCCGCCTGCAAAAAGAACACCGATATGTATACGGCTCGTCCGTAATCGCCACTTTGTCTCACTATTTTGTAGACAAAGCTTTTATCGGGATTGGTGGTATATCAGCTCACGGACTAAGCCTGATTCATGAAGAAGACGGTATGCTGAAGCATCAGATGATGAAACAGGCGGATCAGGTGATCATCCTTGCGGACCATTCGAAATTCGGAATCAATTTCCCGTATCGTTTTGCTGATTTGTCTGAGGTTAATATCGTGATCACCGATCGCCTGCCAGAATCAGCGATGCTGGAAATTTTGCAACACCATGATATCGAAATTATTGTCCCCTCATAA
- a CDS encoding MarR family winged helix-turn-helix transcriptional regulator, giving the protein MDTQLLGNISENILGLFPIVKKKFFTYGPLDFPLHLSPNNFQVLMLLREVRSSTVSDLSKQLNVSRPNMTPLLDKLVEHGLADRQSCDSDRRVVNVAITEEGDAFCEQVFHTFSNKIQERLVYLPEEELLHLSETLNELKQILLKIDNSAT; this is encoded by the coding sequence ATGGACACTCAACTGTTAGGAAATATATCAGAAAATATTTTGGGCTTGTTTCCGATTGTGAAGAAGAAATTTTTCACCTACGGTCCGCTTGATTTTCCGTTGCATTTGTCGCCTAATAACTTTCAGGTGCTCATGCTTCTGCGTGAAGTGCGTTCGTCTACAGTATCCGATTTGTCCAAACAACTTAATGTCTCACGCCCAAATATGACTCCTCTTCTGGATAAGCTGGTGGAGCATGGATTGGCTGACCGCCAATCGTGTGACTCGGATCGTAGAGTCGTGAACGTAGCCATTACAGAAGAAGGCGACGCTTTTTGTGAACAGGTATTTCATACCTTCTCTAATAAAATTCAAGAGAGACTGGTGTATCTGCCGGAAGAAGAATTATTGCACTTGAGTGAAACGTTGAACGAATTGAAGCAGATTTTACTTAAAATCGACAACTCTGCTACGTGA
- a CDS encoding helix-turn-helix domain-containing protein: protein MQSIYQRIEELIKERGMTKKAFCQQLGISTGNFGDWKRGKTTPGTNKLIEIASFFNASLDWIMLGRDVQSKVLKESQDPYFFGASGQLNCQGESLSEAERDFILEYIEFTRFRKEKNQHNSTTD from the coding sequence ATGCAATCTATTTACCAACGCATTGAGGAGCTCATTAAGGAACGAGGTATGACGAAAAAGGCGTTTTGCCAGCAGTTGGGCATTAGTACAGGAAACTTTGGAGATTGGAAAAGAGGAAAAACGACACCGGGCACGAATAAACTCATTGAAATCGCTTCGTTTTTTAATGCTAGTCTGGATTGGATTATGCTGGGTCGAGATGTGCAGAGTAAAGTACTAAAGGAGTCGCAGGACCCTTATTTTTTTGGAGCTTCAGGGCAACTGAATTGCCAGGGGGAATCGCTAAGTGAGGCGGAAAGAGATTTTATACTTGAGTATATTGAATTTACCCGCTTTCGTAAAGAGAAAAACCAGCATAATTCAACTACTGATTAA
- a CDS encoding helix-turn-helix domain-containing protein — MGDQTIYQRIEALIKDRGMTKKAFCEKLKISSGNLGDWRRGKTTPGTAHLIQISDFFNVSLDWLMKGIKPGEGVLQEQKAAYFFGVMGPLNCQAEDLETEEQNFILEYVEFAKYRKQKREKDKAKLE, encoded by the coding sequence TTGGGAGATCAAACTATTTATCAGCGGATTGAAGCTTTAATTAAGGATCGGGGAATGACCAAGAAGGCATTTTGTGAAAAGCTTAAAATCAGCTCAGGGAATCTCGGTGATTGGAGAAGAGGAAAAACAACGCCAGGTACCGCCCATTTGATTCAGATTTCGGACTTTTTTAATGTATCGCTCGACTGGTTGATGAAAGGAATTAAGCCGGGGGAAGGCGTGCTTCAGGAGCAGAAGGCTGCTTATTTTTTTGGGGTGATGGGGCCATTGAATTGCCAGGCTGAAGATCTTGAGACAGAAGAACAGAACTTTATTTTAGAATATGTTGAATTTGCGAAATACCGTAAGCAAAAAAGGGAGAAGGACAAAGCGAAACTTGAATAA
- a CDS encoding Rha family transcriptional regulator, translated as MNNKMPVTSFGWAIKQRLVELRLDQKTFCETHNIPPSRLSNLIHGTRKAQRYRKQVAAILNIDDNDYKEATPH; from the coding sequence TTGAACAACAAAATGCCTGTCACCTCCTTCGGGTGGGCCATCAAACAAAGGCTTGTCGAGCTTCGACTGGATCAGAAAACATTTTGCGAGACACACAATATCCCGCCTTCACGCTTGTCCAATCTGATTCACGGCACCCGTAAAGCACAAAGGTACAGAAAACAAGTTGCTGCAATTCTGAATATCGACGATAACGATTATAAGGAGGCGACACCACACTAA
- a CDS encoding urease accessory protein UreF: MLNYALLLDPSLPIGGFTRFYGLDERFRNGNLNSLQDLKHFMRDDWYPQITTLDGMAIKSLYAAIQQNDGWRIALIDKMLYTQHPSSQYVKKSRLSGQRLLKLTKALYPWLAFDQLEDTLTQYNAIGTLATVHTWINFLLGTDIEQTIHGYFATAVSFCIEDAFRLLNPPYEEKNPLIDHMTSELLTTWKKFNEPTPSLFQPHLFHSHQTSSYITQPPYMSHSSQLNASRPFSSSILFKRLPASL, from the coding sequence TTGCTAAACTACGCATTGTTGTTGGACCCTTCCCTACCCATTGGTGGTTTTACCCGTTTCTACGGACTGGATGAACGTTTCCGTAACGGAAACTTGAACAGTCTACAGGATCTGAAACATTTTATGCGAGACGATTGGTATCCTCAAATTACAACCCTTGACGGCATGGCCATCAAAAGTCTGTATGCAGCCATCCAGCAGAATGACGGTTGGCGGATCGCCCTTATTGATAAAATGCTGTACACCCAACATCCTTCCTCGCAGTATGTGAAAAAATCGCGACTTTCTGGCCAGCGTCTGCTCAAGCTCACCAAGGCTCTTTATCCTTGGCTTGCATTTGACCAACTGGAAGACACACTCACTCAATACAATGCAATTGGCACACTCGCTACTGTCCACACTTGGATTAACTTCCTTCTCGGAACCGATATAGAACAGACCATTCACGGCTATTTTGCCACAGCGGTATCCTTCTGTATCGAAGATGCCTTCAGACTGCTCAATCCTCCTTACGAGGAAAAGAATCCTCTTATCGATCACATGACCAGCGAGTTGCTCACCACCTGGAAGAAATTTAACGAACCTACGCCAAGCTTATTTCAGCCTCACCTTTTCCATAGCCATCAGACCAGTTCCTACATCACTCAGCCACCCTATATGAGCCATAGTAGCCAATTGAATGCATCCAGGCCCTTTTCCTCCTCCATCCTATTCAAACGCCTTCCAGCCTCCCTCTGA
- a CDS encoding glutathione peroxidase, whose protein sequence is MSVYKYDAQTLQGAQIPLSTYEGKVLLIVNTASKCGLTPQYKALQELYDQYHEQGLEILGFPSNQFAKQEPGSSEEISEFCQINYGVTFPMFAKTDVNGDQAHPLFRYLTHTAPGVLGSKAIKWNFTKFLITREGNVFKRYAPQTTPDKLIGDIEKLLRKN, encoded by the coding sequence ATGAGCGTATATAAATATGATGCACAGACCCTACAAGGGGCACAAATTCCATTATCCACCTACGAAGGGAAAGTTCTTCTTATCGTGAATACTGCCAGCAAATGTGGGTTAACCCCCCAGTACAAGGCGCTACAAGAGCTATATGACCAGTATCATGAACAGGGGCTCGAAATTTTGGGATTTCCCAGCAACCAGTTCGCCAAACAAGAGCCGGGCTCCAGCGAGGAGATCTCTGAGTTTTGCCAAATCAATTACGGTGTGACCTTCCCCATGTTCGCCAAGACAGATGTCAACGGTGATCAGGCACATCCTCTATTTCGCTACCTGACCCACACTGCTCCGGGAGTATTAGGCTCCAAAGCGATCAAATGGAATTTCACTAAATTCTTAATTACACGAGAAGGTAACGTATTTAAGCGTTATGCGCCGCAAACCACTCCAGATAAGCTTATAGGAGATATAGAGAAGCTTTTGCGGAAAAACTGA
- the kdpF gene encoding K(+)-transporting ATPase subunit F, which translates to MIVVLGLTVIVFVYLIYALLNPEKF; encoded by the coding sequence ATGATCGTTGTGCTAGGGCTCACGGTTATTGTGTTCGTGTATTTAATCTATGCACTCCTGAATCCTGAAAAGTTCTAG
- the kdpA gene encoding potassium-transporting ATPase subunit KdpA, giving the protein MELLQIGVVIVILLLLVKPVGTYMYHVFSNEPNRTDRIFGETEKPIYKVVGLKKQDSMRWTTYAMSFIATNVVLVGISYLLLRLQAILPGNPVGNSNMEASLAFNTVISFMTNTNLQHYSGESGLTYLTQMAFVTMMMFTSAASGFSVAAAFMRGLTRRGEGLGNFFQDFIKANIRIFLPLAFVLTLVLVGLKVPQTLQSTADITTLSGTQQQIAMGPIASLESIKHLGTNGGGFAGANSAHPFENPSPWTNVLEILAMWVMPASLPYTFGLFARNRKQGWIIFSSMMVLFLIFLSITYVSEKTGNPLIQALGMDASQGSMEGKEVRFGIGQSALFTAVTTAATTGSVNNMHDTLTPLGGMAALGEMMLNVIFGGKGVGLMNMLMYAILGVFICGLMVGRTPEFMGRKIEGKEMKLIAIAILVHPFLILAPTALAFMSHWGYDAVSNPGYHGLTQVLYEYASSAANNGSGFEGIADNNVFWNVTTGAVMFFGRYVSMIALLAVAASLNAKAPTPVTTGTLRTDNKLFGAILIGVVLLIGALTFLPVIVLGPVAEFLTM; this is encoded by the coding sequence ATGGAGCTACTGCAAATTGGAGTTGTGATCGTCATATTGCTGCTCTTGGTAAAGCCGGTGGGCACCTATATGTATCACGTATTCTCGAATGAACCGAATCGGACGGATCGGATTTTTGGTGAAACGGAAAAGCCGATTTATAAGGTTGTAGGCTTGAAGAAACAGGACAGCATGCGTTGGACCACGTATGCTATGAGTTTCATTGCAACCAATGTGGTGCTTGTGGGGATCAGCTACCTGCTATTGCGCTTGCAGGCTATACTCCCAGGCAATCCGGTTGGAAACAGTAATATGGAAGCATCATTGGCCTTTAATACGGTAATCAGCTTTATGACCAATACGAATCTCCAACATTATAGCGGAGAAAGCGGGCTTACGTATCTGACACAGATGGCGTTCGTCACGATGATGATGTTTACTTCGGCTGCTTCGGGGTTTTCGGTTGCTGCGGCTTTTATGAGGGGATTGACGCGGCGCGGTGAAGGACTGGGTAATTTTTTTCAAGATTTTATTAAAGCCAACATACGGATTTTTCTGCCGCTTGCCTTTGTACTTACGCTGGTGCTGGTGGGACTAAAAGTACCACAGACGCTACAGTCCACGGCGGATATTACGACTTTAAGCGGTACACAGCAGCAGATTGCTATGGGACCTATTGCCTCATTGGAATCCATCAAGCATTTGGGCACGAACGGGGGCGGTTTTGCGGGAGCTAATTCTGCTCATCCTTTTGAGAATCCAAGTCCTTGGACGAACGTACTGGAAATTTTAGCAATGTGGGTAATGCCGGCTTCGCTGCCGTATACTTTTGGATTGTTTGCCCGTAATCGCAAGCAGGGCTGGATTATTTTTAGCTCGATGATGGTCTTGTTCCTTATTTTTCTATCCATAACGTATGTGTCGGAGAAGACAGGTAATCCGTTAATCCAGGCACTGGGTATGGATGCATCTCAGGGAAGCATGGAAGGGAAAGAGGTTCGTTTCGGCATTGGACAATCGGCACTATTCACTGCGGTTACAACAGCGGCAACGACAGGTTCGGTCAATAATATGCATGATACACTGACCCCGCTAGGTGGTATGGCTGCTTTGGGAGAAATGATGCTAAACGTCATTTTTGGCGGCAAGGGCGTCGGGTTGATGAATATGCTGATGTATGCGATTCTTGGGGTATTTATATGCGGTTTGATGGTCGGAAGAACCCCGGAATTTATGGGTAGGAAAATTGAAGGCAAGGAAATGAAGCTGATTGCGATTGCCATTTTGGTACATCCGTTTCTTATTCTAGCTCCAACTGCGCTTGCGTTTATGAGTCATTGGGGATACGATGCGGTCTCTAACCCCGGATATCACGGGTTGACTCAGGTTCTCTATGAATATGCATCATCTGCGGCAAATAACGGTTCGGGATTTGAAGGTATTGCAGATAACAACGTGTTTTGGAACGTAACGACCGGAGCAGTTATGTTCTTTGGACGATATGTATCCATGATTGCATTGCTGGCTGTAGCGGCTTCATTGAATGCCAAAGCACCGACCCCGGTAACGACGGGTACACTGCGCACGGACAACAAGCTGTTTGGAGCCATCCTCATCGGGGTTGTTCTGTTGATTGGTGCGTTAACCTTTTTACCAGTGATCGTATTAGGACCTGTAGCTGAATTTTTGACCATGTAA